In the Neisseria sp. KEM232 genome, CCAGCGCCGACTGGATGGGACGCAACTTCTTCCGCCGCATCGAAACCTGTACCCCGATTGAAGATGCGCAACTCAAAGCGCGCGTGATCCGCGAAGGGCTGACGCTGGCATTGGAAGACACCTGCCAAGCCTGGATCATGCAGCCCGACGGCAGCTACGTCCGCGCCGAAGCCGCCGAAGAAGCGCGCAGCCTGCAAGAAACCCTGTGGCAGGAATACGGCAGCTGAACCGCAGGCGCTTTGAGGCCGTCTGAAAGCAAGGTTTCAGACGGCCTGACGCTTTTGAACCCCGCCCCGCCACAGGGATGCCGATGGCGGCGGCACACGGCAAAAGGCCGTCTGAAACCCCGATTCGGGCTTTCAGACGGCCTTTCCGTATTCCGTCACATCACAAACGATGCAACCGACGATTCGATGTCGTCCATCATATGCTGGTGCTCGATGGCCTCGCCGACGGTAATGCCGTAGCGGGCGGCGGTGTAGCGCCCCGTTTGGCGGCCGATTTCCGCCTGAGTCACAAATTCCAGCAGCGTTTCGCGCTCTTCGGCGCTCAGCAGTTTCAGCGATTTGGCGTGCGCTTTCAAATCGCCGTAGTCGCGCAGCACGATGCTTTTCGGATCGAAGGCCGCACGCCATTCCGCGCGCAGCAGTGCGAATAGTTTTTTCATGTTTTACCCCGTAGTATTTGTTTTTGTCTGATGCCTGCGGCCTGTGTCCGACCGTTGAGGCGATGCCATTATAGACCGTTTTTCCGATAAGTGGCATATTTTTCAAACAAACGGTACAACCCATCTGAAAAACAGACAAAAAAAATGCCGCTCAGGGAGCGAGCGGCCAAATACATTATGGGAAAACGTCATAGAAAAACACCAACCGGGCAGGGATTAGACCCGATTGATGGAGCGCATTATAAGGGCTTGAGCCGACGTATGCAATTCTTTTTTATTTTAACGAAGGCGGGGGTTTGCAGGCCTACTGGTTGCTGCGTATCCATTTGAGCCACGGATCGAACAGCTGCGGGCTGACGGCGGCAATGACCGATCGCTGGAAAACGTGTTCTCCGCTCCAAAAATCGTCGCCTTCGAGTGTGGCGAGGCAGCCGCCTGCTTCGCTGAAAATCAGCGAGCCTGCCGCGTAGTCCCACAGTTTCTGGCCGCCGTGGACGTACACGTCCATGCGTCCGGCGGCGAGATAGCACCAGTCGAGCGTGCTGCTGCCCATGCTGCGGATGCTGCCCACCGGCGAGAGGGTGCTCATGCGGCTGGAGAGTTTGCCCGAACGCAGGTATTTGATTTCCACGCCGGCGATGGCACGGTGGAGTTTTTTTTCGCGCAGCGCCAGCGGCAGGCGGCGGCCGTTGAGAAACGCGCCCTGCCCGGCCTGCGCGTAAAAGCATTCGTCGGACACGGGGTTGTAGATAACGCCGATTTCGGGTCTGCCCTGCCGCAGCAGGGCGGCGGAGAGGGCGAAGTGGGGGAAGCCGTTGACGAAATTGGTGGTGCCGTCTATCGGGTCGACCACCCACAGCGCGTCGTGGTTGTGCAGCCACAAGTCGCGCTGCGCCTGTTCGGCCATTTCCTCGCCGAGCATCGGGCAGCCGGCAATCTGCCGCAGGCCGTCTGAAAAAGCGGCCTGCGCCGCCAGATCGGCTTCCGACAGAATGCTGCCGTCGGCCTTCTCGCTTGCGGCCGACGTGAGAAAGCGC is a window encoding:
- a CDS encoding inositol monophosphatase family protein; this translates as MLQELQTLVKHIAHTEVMPRFLTSAASEKADGSILSEADLAAQAAFSDGLRQIAGCPMLGEEMAEQAQRDLWLHNHDALWVVDPIDGTTNFVNGFPHFALSAALLRQGRPEIGVIYNPVSDECFYAQAGQGAFLNGRRLPLALREKKLHRAIAGVEIKYLRSGKLSSRMSTLSPVGSIRSMGSSTLDWCYLAAGRMDVYVHGGQKLWDYAAGSLIFSEAGGCLATLEGDDFWSGEHVFQRSVIAAVSPQLFDPWLKWIRSNQ